A portion of the Ficedula albicollis isolate OC2 chromosome 4, FicAlb1.5, whole genome shotgun sequence genome contains these proteins:
- the EPGN gene encoding epigen isoform X1, with product MAFGMLIYILLKAMGALSEESAITASSLSTDLWNNWTKNNTEVDYTEQPKLLKLMQTCLEEHHSYCINGLCAFHSELRKPICKCLAGYNGERCEHLTLNSYAHNSYERYIAVGIGVGILTSGILAIIYCYVRKRCRKLRSPYKVCVGETAL from the exons ATGGCATTTGGAATGCTAATCTATATTTTACTCAAAG CAATGGGGGCACTGAGTGAAGAGTCAGCTATTACTGCTTCATCCCTCAGCACTGACTTATGGAATAATTGGACAAAAAACAACACTGAAG TAGATTATACGGAGCAGCCAAAGCTCTTGAAGCTGATGCAGACCTGCCTTGAGGAACACCACAGCTATTGTATCAATGGGCTCTGTGCCTTCCACAGTGAACTGAGGAAACCCATATGCAA GTGCCTTGCAGGTTATAATGGAGAGAGGTGTGAACATTTAACACTAAATTCTTATGCACATAATTCTTACGAGCGCTACATTGCTGTGGGAATTGGTGTAGGAATACTGACCAGTGGAATACTCGCCATCATCTACTGCTATGTAAGAAAGAG ATGCAGGAAACTGAGATCCCCCTACAAGGTGTGCGTGGGCGAGACGGCGCTGTGA
- the EPGN gene encoding epigen isoform X2 yields the protein MAFGMLIYILLKAMGALSEESAITASSLSTDLWNNWTKNNTEDYTEQPKLLKLMQTCLEEHHSYCINGLCAFHSELRKPICKCLAGYNGERCEHLTLNSYAHNSYERYIAVGIGVGILTSGILAIIYCYVRKRCRKLRSPYKVCVGETAL from the exons ATGGCATTTGGAATGCTAATCTATATTTTACTCAAAG CAATGGGGGCACTGAGTGAAGAGTCAGCTATTACTGCTTCATCCCTCAGCACTGACTTATGGAATAATTGGACAAAAAACAACACTGAAG ATTATACGGAGCAGCCAAAGCTCTTGAAGCTGATGCAGACCTGCCTTGAGGAACACCACAGCTATTGTATCAATGGGCTCTGTGCCTTCCACAGTGAACTGAGGAAACCCATATGCAA GTGCCTTGCAGGTTATAATGGAGAGAGGTGTGAACATTTAACACTAAATTCTTATGCACATAATTCTTACGAGCGCTACATTGCTGTGGGAATTGGTGTAGGAATACTGACCAGTGGAATACTCGCCATCATCTACTGCTATGTAAGAAAGAG ATGCAGGAAACTGAGATCCCCCTACAAGGTGTGCGTGGGCGAGACGGCGCTGTGA